The proteins below come from a single Sphingomicrobium sediminis genomic window:
- a CDS encoding VIT domain-containing protein — protein sequence MMRWLLAVLAFLLMAPGAASVAQDDPLPTPRLTALEQGIDAEGFERPLELADYAAILRVEGASVEVEQTMSFRSEGRTEGRLSINLPQGAVVTGYALDIEGTLIEGSLVDQSQAREAFNSQVRVRIDPGLAEVSRDNVFSTRVFPVTPEGRTIRLTYVAPIGADFAIPLRLGEDSGDWSVRVEGAGERARLVRGSFDARGEALVASGRGALDTRIEIAAYESDEPTALITTHPDTGETYWQVSGQEMIATRPGRMGLRVFWDRSRSRLGDDHDAALDTIRRAADQLFSGWIQLVAFDASGSDQQQYRDFADFEAAVGALAYRGASSFDGLGAAGSASHCILVSDGQATLGELENIVPSCPTLVIASREGADRAILGLIADASGGALVDAGDAPDLSLPAQINVNGQRAEMLTLSKQGYSFSALIKAPADASVTVYGQPVSIAGRSASLADAQLFEARRNALLAQGVDREAFVAHSRTYSIASSTLPFLVLETIDDYIRFDVTPQDDHPQFTRWKMLREEADRLESEEREDRFAQLLGRWEDEIEWWERSFDLDARAGDGGRKGGDGVPPPPPPPVAMVAPPGEPVPEETMEAAADEIVTTASRRETAQFDYESTTQGLNVDVDELTTRVPLPRNLTEVVNLAPGTTEAQDVEGVDIAVAARRPDRDYLDAFDAAPEEFDRLFAEWEETAGDAPIYYLDTADWLWRNERKEEALRILLSALDLPNADAATMAMVAMRLENWNQLDLAITLRERLAAMITHRPHPDRLLALALARRAKQGGDTARADYERAVSLLGDVALRPLDLRFEGIDVIALREANALIPRLEALGGTHDLDPRLVRNLDADIRVVIEWTADAVDLDLHVIEPNGEDVHYANDRSAIGGRYTEDMLDGFGPEEYWLRRAPGGRFEIQSNLFASDSIDPNGPSRLRARLIRDFGRGNEAEEVVDILMVEDEGRMRTLGYIRLGAAD from the coding sequence ATGATGCGTTGGCTGCTGGCGGTATTGGCATTCCTCCTCATGGCGCCTGGTGCCGCTTCGGTGGCGCAGGACGATCCGCTCCCGACCCCTCGATTGACCGCGCTCGAACAAGGCATCGATGCCGAGGGCTTTGAACGCCCCCTCGAACTTGCCGACTATGCCGCGATCCTGCGCGTCGAGGGCGCCAGCGTCGAAGTCGAACAGACCATGTCCTTCCGCAGCGAGGGACGCACCGAGGGACGCCTCTCCATCAACCTCCCGCAGGGCGCGGTCGTCACCGGCTATGCGCTCGATATCGAAGGCACGCTCATCGAAGGCTCGCTGGTCGACCAGAGCCAGGCGCGTGAGGCGTTCAATTCACAGGTGCGCGTGCGCATCGACCCCGGCCTGGCCGAAGTCAGCCGCGACAATGTCTTTTCCACGCGCGTCTTCCCGGTCACCCCCGAAGGCCGGACCATCCGCCTCACCTATGTCGCTCCGATCGGCGCCGATTTCGCGATCCCGCTGCGGCTCGGCGAGGATAGCGGCGACTGGTCGGTCCGCGTCGAAGGCGCAGGCGAGCGAGCCCGCCTGGTGCGCGGTTCGTTCGACGCTCGTGGCGAGGCGCTCGTCGCGAGCGGACGCGGCGCCCTCGATACACGCATCGAGATCGCGGCCTACGAAAGCGATGAACCGACCGCGCTGATCACGACCCACCCCGACACGGGCGAGACCTATTGGCAGGTCTCGGGTCAAGAAATGATCGCCACGCGTCCTGGCCGCATGGGCCTTCGCGTCTTTTGGGACCGCTCGCGCTCGCGCCTCGGCGATGATCACGACGCCGCGCTCGACACGATCCGCCGCGCTGCTGACCAGCTTTTTTCCGGCTGGATCCAGCTGGTCGCCTTCGACGCCAGCGGCAGCGACCAGCAGCAATATCGCGACTTTGCCGACTTTGAGGCCGCCGTCGGCGCGCTCGCCTATCGCGGGGCCAGCAGTTTCGACGGGCTGGGCGCGGCAGGCAGCGCCAGCCACTGCATTCTCGTCAGCGACGGCCAGGCTACCTTGGGCGAGCTCGAAAATATCGTCCCGTCTTGCCCCACCCTCGTCATCGCCAGCCGCGAGGGCGCGGACCGTGCCATCCTCGGCCTCATCGCCGACGCGTCGGGCGGCGCTCTGGTCGACGCCGGCGATGCGCCCGATCTGTCGCTGCCCGCACAAATCAATGTGAATGGCCAGCGGGCCGAAATGCTGACCCTCTCCAAACAAGGCTATAGCTTTTCGGCGCTGATCAAGGCGCCGGCAGACGCCTCCGTGACCGTCTATGGCCAGCCTGTCAGCATAGCTGGACGTTCCGCGTCGCTAGCCGATGCGCAGCTGTTCGAGGCACGCCGCAACGCCCTGCTTGCTCAAGGTGTCGATCGCGAGGCCTTTGTCGCGCACAGCCGCACCTATTCGATCGCCAGCTCTACCCTGCCCTTCCTCGTCCTCGAGACGATCGACGATTATATCCGCTTCGACGTCACGCCGCAGGACGATCATCCGCAATTTACGCGCTGGAAGATGCTTCGCGAGGAGGCCGACCGTCTCGAAAGCGAAGAGCGCGAGGACCGCTTCGCGCAATTGCTGGGCCGCTGGGAAGACGAAATCGAATGGTGGGAACGCAGTTTCGACCTCGACGCCCGCGCCGGCGACGGCGGTCGCAAGGGTGGCGATGGCGTGCCCCCGCCTCCGCCGCCGCCCGTGGCCATGGTTGCGCCGCCGGGCGAACCCGTTCCCGAGGAGACGATGGAAGCTGCGGCCGATGAGATCGTGACGACTGCCAGCCGACGCGAAACGGCGCAGTTCGATTATGAGAGCACCACACAGGGCCTGAACGTCGATGTGGATGAACTGACCACTCGGGTCCCGCTCCCACGCAATCTCACCGAGGTCGTCAACCTCGCTCCCGGTACCACCGAAGCGCAGGACGTCGAGGGCGTCGACATCGCCGTCGCCGCCAGGCGGCCCGACCGCGACTATCTCGACGCTTTCGATGCCGCGCCGGAGGAATTCGACCGGCTCTTCGCGGAGTGGGAAGAGACTGCCGGCGATGCCCCGATCTACTATCTCGACACCGCCGACTGGCTCTGGCGCAACGAACGCAAGGAGGAAGCACTGCGCATCCTCTTGTCCGCGCTTGACCTACCCAATGCCGACGCGGCCACCATGGCGATGGTCGCCATGCGGCTCGAAAATTGGAACCAGCTCGACCTCGCCATCACCTTGCGCGAGCGGCTGGCCGCGATGATCACCCATCGTCCCCATCCCGACCGCCTGCTCGCACTTGCGCTCGCGCGCCGGGCCAAGCAAGGCGGTGACACTGCGCGTGCGGATTACGAACGCGCCGTTTCGCTACTTGGCGATGTCGCGCTGCGCCCGCTCGACCTGCGCTTCGAGGGGATCGATGTCATCGCGCTGCGCGAGGCCAATGCCCTGATCCCGCGCCTCGAAGCATTGGGTGGCACGCATGACCTCGACCCGCGCCTCGTGCGCAACCTTGATGCAGACATCCGTGTCGTCATCGAATGGACCGCCGATGCCGTCGATCTCGACCTGCATGTCATCGAACCCAATGGCGAAGACGTGCATTACGCCAATGACAGGAGCGCGATCGGCGGTCGCTATACCGAGGATATGCTCGATGGCTTCGGGCCCGAAGAATATTGGCTCCGCCGCGCGCCCGGTGGGCGGTTCGAGATCCAGTCCAACCTGTTCGCCTCAGACAGCATCGACCCCAATGGCCCCTCGCGCCTGCGGGCTCGCCTGATCCGCGACTTCGGACGCGGCAATGAGGCTGAGGAAGTCGTCGATATCCTGATGGTCGAAGACGAAGGCCGGATGCGGACGCTGGGTTATATCCGGCTGGGCGCGGCCGACTAG
- a CDS encoding thymidine kinase encodes MAKLYFYYAAMNAGKSTTLLQADFNYRERGMETMLWTSAMDTREGHGRIGSRIGLEAKAFAFSDDASILATVMRERLTRKIDCLLVDEAQFLTQRHVLELVEIVDSLDIPVLCYGLRSDFQGRLFPGSAGLLALADKLVELKAVCECGAKATMNLRITEDGRAVQDGPQAEVGGNDRYVALCRKHFFERLREANAEQLGFAIPRK; translated from the coding sequence ATGGCGAAGCTCTACTTCTATTATGCCGCGATGAATGCGGGGAAATCGACCACCCTCCTGCAGGCCGACTTCAACTATCGCGAACGCGGCATGGAGACGATGCTGTGGACCAGCGCGATGGATACGCGCGAGGGGCATGGCCGCATCGGGTCGCGCATCGGGCTGGAGGCCAAGGCCTTCGCCTTCTCCGACGATGCCTCGATCCTCGCCACGGTCATGCGCGAGCGCCTGACCCGCAAGATCGACTGCTTGCTGGTCGACGAAGCGCAATTCCTGACGCAGCGCCATGTCCTCGAGCTGGTCGAGATCGTCGACAGCCTCGACATTCCGGTTCTCTGCTACGGCCTGCGCAGTGACTTCCAAGGCCGCCTCTTTCCCGGCTCGGCAGGCCTGTTGGCGCTGGCCGACAAGCTCGTTGAACTGAAGGCCGTCTGCGAATGCGGGGCCAAGGCGACCATGAACCTGCGCATCACCGAAGACGGGCGCGCCGTCCAGGACGGTCCGCAGGCCGAGGTCGGCGGCAATGACCGCTACGTCGCGCTCTGCCGCAAGCATTTCTTCGAGCGCCTGCGCGAGGCCAATGCAGAGCAACTCGGCTTCGCCATCCCGCGCAAATAG
- a CDS encoding DUF411 domain-containing protein: MRKSLLALALAFSATAAQAADIVMHRSEGCGCCLKWVERLQSAGHEVKVVNEADMRAFKVANNVPMRLSSCHTALVEGYVIEGHVPAADIERLLAERPDAIGLAVPGMPMGSPGMEHGDMVEAYNTYLLKKDGTFEVWAEHGRS; this comes from the coding sequence ATGCGCAAGTCATTGCTCGCCCTCGCCCTCGCTTTCTCGGCCACCGCCGCACAGGCCGCCGATATCGTCATGCACCGCAGCGAAGGGTGCGGCTGCTGCCTCAAATGGGTCGAGCGCCTGCAATCGGCCGGCCATGAGGTGAAGGTCGTCAACGAGGCCGACATGCGCGCCTTCAAGGTCGCCAACAATGTCCCGATGCGACTGTCGAGCTGCCACACTGCGCTGGTCGAAGGCTATGTCATCGAGGGCCATGTGCCGGCCGCCGATATCGAACGCCTGCTGGCCGAACGTCCCGACGCCATCGGCCTGGCCGTCCCCGGCATGCCCATGGGCTCGCCCGGCATGGAGCATGGCGACATGGTCGAGGCCTACAACACCTACCTCCTCAAGAAGGATGGGACCTTCGAGGTCTGGGCCGAACACGGCCGCAGCTAA
- the truB gene encoding tRNA pseudouridine(55) synthase TruB has product MHGWIILDKPVGIGSTPCVGKVKRALRELGIKKPKVGHGGTLDPLASGVLPIAIGEATKLAGRMLDATKAYDFTVAFGAETDTLDAEGEVVATSDKRPTRQEIEDIMPGYMGTIEQMPPAFSALKVDGKRAYDLAREGKAVDLQSRTVTIHELRLVEASPEQATFSATVSKGTYIRSLARDIARAVESVGHVTMLRRTRAGPFGLDAAISLDILEESTKARTLYDKVLPLTAGLDDIPALVVSPEEAARLRHGQRLSGHPAPPGQHLAMEGETPVALVEVEDGEVAVLRGFNL; this is encoded by the coding sequence ATGCACGGATGGATCATCCTCGATAAGCCGGTCGGCATCGGCTCGACCCCTTGCGTCGGAAAGGTGAAACGCGCGCTGCGTGAATTGGGCATCAAGAAGCCCAAGGTCGGCCATGGCGGCACACTCGATCCGCTGGCGAGCGGCGTGCTGCCCATCGCCATCGGCGAGGCCACCAAATTGGCTGGCCGCATGCTTGATGCGACCAAGGCCTATGACTTCACCGTCGCCTTCGGCGCTGAGACCGACACGCTCGACGCCGAGGGCGAAGTCGTCGCCACCAGCGACAAGCGTCCGACCCGCCAGGAAATCGAGGACATCATGCCCGGCTATATGGGCACGATCGAGCAGATGCCGCCCGCTTTTTCGGCGCTCAAGGTCGACGGCAAGCGCGCCTACGACCTCGCGCGCGAAGGCAAAGCGGTCGATCTCCAGAGCCGAACCGTCACCATCCATGAGCTTCGTCTGGTCGAGGCCAGCCCCGAACAGGCGACCTTTTCGGCAACGGTCTCCAAGGGCACGTACATCCGCTCGCTTGCACGGGATATCGCACGCGCCGTTGAAAGCGTCGGGCATGTCACCATGTTGCGACGTACACGCGCCGGGCCCTTCGGCCTCGATGCAGCGATTTCGCTGGACATTCTGGAGGAATCCACTAAGGCGCGCACCCTATACGACAAGGTTCTCCCGCTCACAGCGGGGCTGGACGACATCCCGGCCCTTGTCGTGTCGCCCGAAGAAGCCGCCAGGCTCCGTCACGGACAGCGTCTTTCAGGGCATCCCGCACCGCCGGGCCAGCATCTCGCGATGGAAGGGGAAACCCCTGTCGCGCTGGTCGAGGTGGAGGATGGCGAGGTCGCCGTCCTGCGCGGGTTCAATCTTTGA
- a CDS encoding AbgT family transporter, producing MAEATMTTQKGFLGWVEKTGNKLPDPVFIFFYLIAGLIAISVIASLSGASALHPAEVDPETGERVLIQAESLLSPANIQRLWVDMPTTFTHFHPLGYVLVVMLGAGVAERAGLFGTAMRAGVRNAPKALLTPVVVLVAMIGNLAADAAYVVLIPLAGVIFAAAGRHPIAGIAAAFAGVSGGFSANLLPGQLDALLFGITEASVETVFGDWSANIAGNWFFILAMTFVFLPVIWYVTDKQLEPKLGKYVAGEDAPADPEDSDRPLTNEESKGLKRAGLAALAVIALWVFMTVGPGTPLIDEAANPEARLNPFYKSLVAGFFILFLATAWAYGSATGSIKGHRDVVKMMSGAMEDLAYYLVLAFAAAHFVAMFAWSNLGLILAVHGAAGLQALDLPMPVLLGAIVIFAGFLNLFVGSASAKWALMAPVLVPMLILLGVSPETTTAAYRVGDSATNIITPLMVYFPLILIFCQRWQKDFGLGSLMAMMIPYSIGLMIAGLVLVMAWVGLDLPLGPGAEVFADPAAYGIIEDGAAN from the coding sequence ATGGCCGAAGCGACCATGACGACGCAAAAGGGGTTTCTGGGCTGGGTCGAGAAAACGGGCAACAAGCTGCCCGATCCGGTCTTCATCTTTTTCTATCTGATCGCGGGCCTGATCGCGATTTCCGTGATTGCCTCGCTGAGCGGCGCGTCGGCGCTGCATCCGGCGGAGGTCGATCCGGAGACCGGCGAGCGGGTGCTGATCCAGGCCGAAAGCCTGCTGTCCCCGGCCAATATCCAGCGTCTCTGGGTCGATATGCCGACCACATTCACCCACTTCCATCCGCTTGGCTACGTGCTCGTCGTGATGCTGGGGGCAGGAGTCGCGGAGCGGGCCGGCCTGTTCGGGACGGCGATGCGCGCAGGCGTTCGCAACGCGCCCAAGGCGCTGCTGACGCCGGTGGTCGTGCTGGTCGCGATGATCGGCAACCTTGCCGCCGATGCCGCCTATGTCGTGCTCATCCCGCTGGCAGGCGTGATCTTTGCCGCCGCGGGGCGTCACCCCATTGCCGGGATCGCAGCAGCCTTTGCCGGCGTGTCGGGCGGTTTTTCGGCCAACCTGTTGCCGGGTCAGCTCGATGCGCTCCTGTTCGGTATCACCGAAGCGTCGGTCGAGACCGTGTTCGGCGACTGGTCGGCCAATATTGCCGGCAACTGGTTCTTCATCCTCGCCATGACTTTCGTCTTCCTGCCGGTCATCTGGTACGTCACCGACAAGCAGCTCGAGCCCAAGCTCGGCAAATATGTCGCTGGCGAAGACGCGCCGGCCGACCCTGAAGATTCGGATCGTCCGCTGACCAACGAGGAATCGAAGGGCCTGAAGCGTGCCGGCCTTGCCGCGCTGGCGGTCATCGCGCTGTGGGTCTTCATGACGGTCGGACCGGGCACACCGCTCATCGATGAGGCGGCCAATCCCGAAGCCCGGCTCAATCCCTTCTACAAGAGCCTCGTTGCCGGCTTCTTCATCCTCTTCCTTGCCACCGCCTGGGCCTATGGTTCGGCCACCGGCTCGATCAAGGGCCACCGCGATGTCGTGAAGATGATGTCGGGGGCGATGGAAGATTTGGCCTACTATCTCGTGCTCGCCTTTGCGGCGGCGCACTTCGTGGCGATGTTCGCCTGGTCGAACCTCGGCCTCATCCTCGCCGTGCACGGCGCAGCCGGGCTGCAGGCGCTCGACCTGCCGATGCCCGTGCTGCTTGGCGCAATCGTGATCTTCGCAGGCTTCCTCAACCTGTTCGTCGGCTCGGCCAGCGCCAAATGGGCGTTGATGGCGCCGGTGCTGGTACCGATGCTGATCCTGCTGGGGGTCAGCCCGGAAACGACTACGGCGGCCTACCGTGTCGGCGATAGCGCCACCAACATCATCACGCCGCTGATGGTCTATTTCCCGCTCATCCTCATCTTCTGCCAGCGCTGGCAGAAAGACTTCGGGCTGGGCAGCCTGATGGCGATGATGATCCCCTATTCGATCGGCTTGATGATCGCCGGGCTTGTCCTGGTGATGGCCTGGGTCGGTCTCGACCTGCCGCTGGGGCCGGGGGCTGAAGTCTTTGCGGACCCGGCAGCCTATGGCATCATCGAAGACGGGGCTGCCAACTGA
- the pnp gene encoding polyribonucleotide nucleotidyltransferase: MFDVKTVEIDLGGKTLKLETGKIARQADGAVLATLGETVVLCAVTAAKSVKEGQDFFPLTVHYQEKYSAAGRIPGGFFKREARATEKETLTSRLIDRPVRPLFPEGFYNEINVICQVLSYDGENEPDIVAMIAASAALTISGVPFMGPIGAARVGYKDGDYILNPSTKDIFEDGGQLDLVVAATRDAVMMVESEAKELSEEIMLGAVMFAHDASKKVVDAIISLAEQAAKEPWELDVQEDKSAKLEELRGVIGADVEAAYKITDKSARQDAINAAREKAREHYADLQESDPQEYLGMLKLVKKLESEIVRGSIIKDGTRIDGRKLDQVRPIEAMVGLLPRTHGSALFTRGETQAICTTTLGTKDAEQMIDGLEGLHYSHFMLHYNFPPYSVGEVGRFGFTGRREIGHGKLAWQALHPVLPDHEDFPYTIRVLSDITESNGSSSMATVCGGCLSMMDAGVPIERPVSGIAMGLILEGDDFAVLSDILGDEDHLGDMDFKVAGSEAGITSLQMDIKVAGITKEIMEKALEQAKAGRTHILGEMAKALDHSRDTVSEHAPRIETMQIAKDKIRDVIGTGGKVIREIVAETGAKVDIDDEGIIKISSSNTDEINAAKAWIEGIVAEPEVGKIYVGKVANIVDFGAFVTFMPGKDGLVHVSEIKNERVEKVTDELSEGQEVKVKLLEIDNRGKVRLSMRVVDQETGEELEDTRPPREKGPRRDGGGRDGGRGRGPRGGGRDGGGRGRGPRRDRNDNGGEDKGGKDGGDDGHMPAFLTDDE; this comes from the coding sequence ATGTTCGATGTGAAAACTGTAGAAATCGATCTTGGCGGGAAGACCCTCAAGCTCGAAACGGGCAAGATTGCCCGACAAGCCGATGGCGCCGTGCTGGCGACCCTCGGCGAAACCGTGGTGCTGTGCGCCGTCACTGCCGCCAAGTCGGTGAAGGAAGGGCAGGATTTCTTCCCGCTCACCGTCCACTACCAGGAAAAATATTCCGCTGCCGGCCGTATTCCCGGTGGCTTTTTCAAGCGTGAAGCCCGCGCCACGGAAAAGGAAACGCTGACCAGCCGTCTGATCGACCGCCCGGTCCGCCCCCTCTTCCCTGAGGGTTTCTACAACGAGATCAACGTCATCTGCCAGGTGCTGAGCTATGACGGCGAGAACGAGCCCGACATCGTCGCGATGATCGCCGCTTCCGCCGCGCTCACCATTTCGGGCGTGCCGTTTATGGGCCCGATCGGCGCCGCGCGCGTCGGTTACAAGGATGGCGACTACATCCTCAATCCGTCGACCAAGGACATCTTCGAAGATGGCGGCCAGCTCGACCTCGTCGTCGCGGCCACTCGCGATGCCGTGATGATGGTCGAATCCGAAGCCAAGGAGCTTTCGGAAGAAATCATGCTCGGCGCCGTCATGTTTGCGCACGACGCCTCCAAGAAGGTCGTCGACGCGATCATCTCGCTCGCCGAACAGGCTGCCAAGGAGCCTTGGGAACTCGACGTCCAGGAAGACAAGTCGGCAAAGCTCGAAGAGCTGCGCGGCGTGATCGGTGCGGATGTCGAAGCCGCCTACAAGATCACCGACAAGTCGGCCCGCCAGGACGCGATCAACGCGGCCCGTGAAAAGGCCCGCGAGCATTATGCCGACCTGCAGGAAAGTGATCCGCAGGAATATCTCGGCATGCTCAAGCTGGTGAAGAAGCTGGAGAGCGAGATCGTTCGCGGCTCGATCATCAAGGACGGCACCCGTATCGACGGCCGCAAGCTTGACCAGGTTCGCCCGATCGAGGCGATGGTCGGCCTGCTGCCCCGTACCCACGGTTCGGCACTGTTCACGCGCGGTGAGACGCAGGCCATCTGCACCACCACGCTGGGCACCAAGGATGCCGAGCAGATGATCGATGGCCTGGAAGGGCTGCACTACAGCCACTTCATGCTGCACTATAACTTCCCGCCCTATTCGGTCGGTGAAGTGGGTCGCTTCGGCTTTACCGGTCGTCGTGAAATCGGTCATGGCAAGCTGGCCTGGCAAGCGCTGCACCCGGTCCTGCCCGACCATGAGGACTTCCCCTACACGATCCGCGTTCTCTCGGACATCACCGAGTCGAACGGTTCCTCGTCGATGGCCACCGTCTGCGGCGGCTGCCTGTCGATGATGGACGCCGGCGTTCCGATCGAACGTCCGGTCTCGGGCATCGCCATGGGCCTCATCCTCGAAGGCGACGACTTCGCGGTCCTGTCCGACATCCTGGGTGACGAAGATCACCTCGGTGACATGGACTTCAAGGTCGCGGGTTCGGAAGCCGGCATCACCTCGCTCCAGATGGACATCAAGGTTGCCGGTATCACCAAGGAAATCATGGAAAAGGCGCTCGAGCAGGCCAAGGCCGGCCGGACGCACATCCTCGGTGAAATGGCCAAGGCGCTCGACCATAGCCGTGACACGGTTTCCGAGCATGCCCCGCGCATCGAGACCATGCAGATCGCCAAGGACAAGATCCGCGACGTCATCGGCACGGGCGGCAAGGTTATCCGCGAAATCGTCGCGGAAACCGGCGCCAAGGTCGACATTGACGACGAAGGCATCATCAAGATTTCGAGCTCGAACACTGACGAGATCAACGCTGCCAAGGCGTGGATCGAAGGCATCGTGGCCGAGCCCGAAGTCGGCAAGATCTACGTCGGCAAGGTTGCCAACATCGTCGACTTCGGCGCGTTCGTGACCTTCATGCCCGGCAAGGACGGCCTCGTGCACGTCTCCGAGATCAAGAATGAGCGCGTCGAGAAGGTGACCGACGAACTGTCCGAAGGGCAGGAAGTGAAGGTCAAGCTGCTCGAGATCGACAATCGCGGCAAGGTCCGCCTGTCGATGCGCGTTGTCGACCAGGAAACCGGCGAAGAGCTGGAAGACACTCGTCCGCCCCGTGAAAAGGGTCCGCGCCGTGATGGCGGCGGTCGTGATGGTGGTCGTGGTCGTGGTCCGCGTGGCGGTGGCCGCGATGGCGGTGGCCGCGGTCGTGGTCCGCGCCGTGATCGCAACGACAATGGCGGCGAAGACAAGGGCGGCAAGGACGGTGGCGATGACGGCCACATGCCTGCCTTCCTGACCGACGACGAATAA
- the rpsO gene encoding 30S ribosomal protein S15 codes for MSITVERKAELVKKYGRGEGDTGSPEVQVAILTDRINTLTEHFKGHKKDNHSRRGLLMMVNKRRSLLDYLKRKDHERYAELIKSLGLRK; via the coding sequence ATGTCGATTACTGTCGAACGCAAGGCCGAACTGGTCAAGAAATATGGTCGCGGTGAAGGCGATACGGGTTCGCCCGAAGTGCAGGTCGCGATCCTGACCGACCGCATCAACACGCTCACCGAACATTTCAAGGGCCACAAGAAGGACAACCATTCGCGTCGTGGCCTGCTCATGATGGTCAACAAGCGTCGCTCGCTTCTCGACTATCTGAAGCGCAAGGATCATGAGCGTTATGCCGAGCTGATCAAAAGCCTCGGCCTGCGTAAGTAA